The following are encoded together in the Cohaesibacter gelatinilyticus genome:
- the prfB gene encoding peptide chain release factor 2 (programmed frameshift): MRAEIQNVVDEIKQGLALLRRHLDWDASQKRLLELNNLAEDPDLWNDPQNAQKLMQERQKLESAINGYLKANQDLEDSIELIEMGEMEEDQDIVDDAEATIQGLLADINRQQIETLLSGEADGNDCYIEVHSGAGGTESQDWASMLLRMYTRWAEKAGFKVDVMEVTAGEEAGIKAATIMIKGENAYGWAKTESGVHRLVRISPFDSQARRHTSFSSIWVYPVIDDSIDIEINESDCRIDTYRASGAGGQHVNTTDSAVRITHQPTGIVVQCQNQRSQHKNRAQAWDMLKARLYERELQIREDKANAEAASKTDIGWGHQIRSYVLQPYQLVKDLRTGVESTSPQDVLDGALTPYMEAALAQRAFGDADEQAVEDLV, encoded by the exons ATGCGTGCTGAAATTCAGAATGTGGTTGATGAAATCAAGCAGGGTCTTGCTCTGCTGAGGAGGCATCTT GACTGGGATGCATCCCAGAAAAGACTGCTTGAACTGAACAATCTGGCAGAAGATCCCGATCTTTGGAATGATCCGCAAAATGCCCAGAAACTGATGCAGGAGCGTCAGAAGCTGGAGAGCGCGATCAATGGCTATCTCAAGGCTAATCAGGATCTGGAAGATTCCATCGAGCTGATCGAAATGGGCGAGATGGAAGAGGATCAGGACATCGTTGATGATGCTGAAGCGACCATTCAGGGCTTGCTCGCAGATATCAACCGTCAGCAGATTGAAACGCTGCTGTCTGGTGAAGCTGATGGCAATGATTGTTATATCGAAGTGCATTCTGGCGCTGGCGGTACCGAAAGCCAGGATTGGGCTTCGATGCTTCTGCGCATGTATACCCGTTGGGCGGAGAAGGCTGGCTTCAAGGTGGATGTGATGGAAGTCACTGCCGGTGAAGAAGCAGGTATCAAGGCTGCAACCATCATGATCAAGGGCGAGAATGCCTATGGTTGGGCCAAGACCGAATCCGGCGTTCATCGTCTGGTACGTATTTCGCCTTTTGATAGTCAGGCGCGCCGCCATACCTCTTTCTCGTCGATCTGGGTTTATCCGGTGATTGATGATTCCATTGACATCGAGATCAATGAGTCTGATTGCCGTATCGATACCTATCGCGCGTCTGGAGCTGGTGGTCAGCATGTGAATACCACAGACTCTGCTGTTCGTATTACGCACCAGCCGACCGGGATTGTGGTGCAATGTCAGAACCAGCGTTCTCAGCACAAGAACCGTGCACAAGCCTGGGACATGCTGAAGGCTCGTCTTTATGAGCGTGAATTGCAGATCCGCGAGGACAAGGCCAATGCGGAAGCGGCATCCAAGACCGATATCGGTTGGGGACACCAAATTCGCTCTTATGTCTTGCAGCCTTACCAGTTGGTCAAGGACTTGCGTACTGGTGTTGAATCCACCAGCCCTCAAGATGTGCTGGATGGTGCATTGACACCTTACATGGAAGCGGCTTTGGCGCAGCGTGCATTTGGCGATGCAGATGAACAGGCAGTTGAAGATCTGGTATAA